The Paenibacillus sp. MBLB1832 genome has a window encoding:
- the hemQ gene encoding hydrogen peroxide-dependent heme synthase, producing MSEAVQTLEGWYALHDFRLMDWNAWHAATPQERKHAATELNTFLTQWQQVENDKLGSTAVYSIVGQKADFVFMHMRETLEELNELENAFNKSSFAAFTIPVYSYVSIVELSSYLAKPGVDPAQDPELQARLKPILPKSKHICFYPMNKRREGNDNWYMLPAEDRKTMMRSHGMIGRTYAGKVKQIITGSVGLDDWEWGVTLFSDDPLHFKKLVYEMRFDEVSARFGEFGDFYVGNVLPPEKFAAFIQI from the coding sequence ATGAGTGAAGCGGTACAAACGCTGGAAGGCTGGTATGCGCTCCATGACTTCCGTCTTATGGATTGGAATGCATGGCATGCAGCAACGCCCCAAGAACGTAAGCATGCAGCTACAGAGCTTAACACGTTCTTGACCCAGTGGCAGCAAGTTGAAAACGATAAGCTCGGCAGCACTGCCGTATATAGCATTGTCGGACAGAAAGCAGATTTCGTATTCATGCACATGCGTGAAACATTAGAAGAACTAAATGAGCTTGAGAATGCTTTTAACAAATCTAGCTTTGCAGCTTTTACTATACCTGTCTACTCCTACGTCTCCATCGTGGAATTGAGCAGTTACCTGGCTAAACCAGGTGTAGATCCTGCCCAAGACCCTGAACTTCAAGCTCGCTTGAAGCCGATTCTTCCAAAATCCAAACATATTTGCTTCTATCCGATGAATAAACGTCGTGAAGGCAATGACAACTGGTACATGCTCCCTGCGGAAGATCGTAAAACAATGATGCGCAGCCACGGCATGATCGGTCGTACTTATGCTGGTAAAGTGAAGCAAATCATTACAGGTTCCGTTGGTTTGGACGACTGGGAATGGGGCGTAACACTATTCTCCGACGATCCTCTTCATTTCAAAAAGCTTGTGTACGAAATGCGCTTTGATGAAGTCAGCGCGCGATTCGGCGAGTTCGGTGACTTCTACGTGGGTAACGTATTGCCGCCAGAGAAATTCGCAGCTTTCATTCAAATATAA
- a CDS encoding YuiB family protein: MLQMIIATVLMMVLFFGIGFILNMLMKTTWFPLYAFIVLVIGIVIYGYTGSSSFLSSDESFTIVDVVPAIGGLIGAILSGSAIKALRIRGFKMF; this comes from the coding sequence GTGCTGCAAATGATCATTGCCACTGTCTTGATGATGGTGTTATTTTTTGGAATTGGTTTTATTCTGAATATGTTGATGAAGACGACATGGTTTCCACTGTATGCGTTCATCGTTTTAGTTATCGGGATTGTCATCTATGGTTACACCGGCTCATCGTCGTTCCTATCTAGTGACGAAAGCTTCACGATCGTCGATGTCGTTCCAGCTATCGGTGGATTAATTGGCGCCATCCTAAGCGGATCTGCTATCAAAGCGCTTCGTATTCGTGGATTCAAAATGTTTTAA
- a CDS encoding alpha/beta fold hydrolase, with amino-acid sequence MPFANVNGTTLHYEVTGPASGKPIVFIHPPLLTLETFAYQKEQLSKYFRVITFDIRGHGGSACTDQELTYSLIAADITHLLDHLNIESAYVCGYSTGGTVALEAMIRFPSRFRGGIIVSGMSELTDLYNLSRVWLAIRLARPSRFMKLLIEALTYGNADKSTTYQKLKERATHDSEQNVKSYFEQSMHYSCTNRLSTIQQPVLLIYGLEDRAFHPYAQQIHSQLPHSSLYFIKDAKHQIPFKSAPRMNDLIQLWLDSLDEPNAAREKLDLAIARRLNPSKYGPMNTEIPLL; translated from the coding sequence GTGCCTTTTGCAAATGTGAATGGAACCACGCTGCATTATGAAGTAACGGGGCCTGCGTCAGGAAAGCCGATCGTCTTTATTCATCCGCCGTTGCTTACGTTAGAAACGTTTGCATATCAAAAAGAACAACTAAGTAAGTATTTCCGCGTGATAACTTTTGATATTCGAGGACATGGAGGAAGTGCCTGCACGGATCAAGAGCTGACGTATTCGTTGATCGCGGCCGATATTACGCATCTTTTAGATCATCTAAACATCGAATCTGCTTATGTGTGTGGATATTCAACGGGCGGCACTGTCGCCTTAGAAGCGATGATAAGGTTTCCTTCTCGCTTTCGCGGAGGCATCATCGTAAGTGGGATGTCGGAATTGACGGATCTATACAATCTAAGCCGAGTCTGGCTGGCGATTCGTTTGGCAAGGCCATCGCGTTTTATGAAACTTTTGATAGAAGCGCTGACGTATGGCAATGCGGACAAATCGACAACCTATCAGAAGTTGAAAGAGCGTGCAACACATGATTCTGAGCAAAATGTAAAGTCGTACTTTGAACAATCGATGCACTATTCATGTACGAATCGACTTTCAACCATACAACAACCCGTTTTATTGATTTATGGTTTGGAGGATCGTGCTTTTCACCCCTATGCCCAGCAAATTCATTCGCAATTACCGCATAGTTCGCTTTACTTTATTAAGGACGCCAAACACCAAATCCCTTTCAAAAGCGCGCCGCGCATGAATGATCTTATTCAGCTATGGCTGGACAGCTTAGACGAACCGAATGCGGCTAGGGAGAAGTTAGATTTGGCGATTGCTCGGAGATTGAATCCTTCGAAATATGGTCCTATGAATACCGAGATTCCATTGCTCTAA
- a CDS encoding replication initiation and membrane attachment family protein: MRMTNMLHFTENHRFCVNREFSLSSLDYKMLAMMYQPMIGGLAISLYQALYQQMSAEKVGFSPMEQQRKLFLLLDLEQGERGRKYLIEQSSKLEAIGLLQTTRKFIPEEDDYVFVYTLFAPLGPNEFFRNQHLTLLLRDKVGKFMLLSLREDLLSPEPEECRDASEENLSVPFYELFRLNTQVVDYELEQALYEASASKQGDARLDVTTKGFQYADIIMRFPRGASNRVFVEALKHKPEGMAAINIVAKKYNLSLQETCRLLDEDGVFTEEGELVMDIMQYNANLFYRQSKKRDEERERTTSRMEEDTNSNEEKSVEMAFYLEVPQQLRGECTDHQYNYIMRNEPYTAVLKMFFTQGSIPDGVLNIFEKIDLNYKLKEEVINVLIHFLHIDRRSWAKSSIEAVASDMLGKQITTYEQAVDYVREKINYKQKAASKVEAAKAGGGSVTRGRQGKTQKPHIPIVLPDTGTTASTRLTAEELEAARRMAQKLDDRFNRKNE, encoded by the coding sequence ATGAGAATGACGAATATGCTGCATTTCACCGAGAATCACCGGTTTTGTGTGAACCGTGAGTTTTCTTTGAGCAGTTTGGATTATAAAATGCTAGCGATGATGTATCAACCGATGATAGGCGGTTTGGCGATTAGTCTCTATCAAGCACTCTATCAACAGATGAGCGCTGAGAAGGTTGGCTTCTCCCCGATGGAGCAGCAACGCAAGCTGTTTCTACTGCTTGATCTTGAGCAGGGCGAGCGAGGACGGAAGTACTTGATCGAGCAATCTTCGAAGCTGGAAGCGATTGGATTGCTGCAAACGACACGAAAGTTTATTCCTGAAGAAGATGACTATGTGTTCGTTTATACACTTTTCGCGCCGCTTGGGCCGAATGAATTTTTCCGCAATCAGCATTTAACGCTGCTGCTTCGCGATAAGGTCGGCAAGTTCATGCTGCTGTCGCTGCGGGAGGATTTGCTTTCTCCAGAGCCAGAGGAGTGCCGTGATGCGTCGGAGGAGAATCTCTCTGTTCCTTTCTATGAATTGTTCCGTCTGAACACGCAGGTCGTCGATTACGAGTTGGAACAAGCGCTGTATGAGGCTTCTGCTAGCAAGCAGGGAGATGCGCGATTGGATGTGACGACAAAAGGTTTCCAATACGCCGATATTATTATGAGGTTTCCCCGCGGCGCGAGCAATCGTGTATTCGTCGAGGCGCTGAAACATAAGCCTGAGGGTATGGCAGCTATTAATATTGTGGCGAAAAAGTACAATCTATCCCTGCAAGAGACATGTCGTTTGCTGGATGAGGACGGTGTATTCACCGAAGAAGGTGAGCTCGTCATGGATATCATGCAGTATAACGCGAACCTGTTCTATCGCCAGAGTAAGAAGCGGGATGAAGAGCGGGAACGTACGACTTCTCGCATGGAAGAAGACACGAACAGCAATGAGGAAAAATCGGTGGAAATGGCGTTTTACTTGGAAGTTCCACAGCAGCTGCGCGGGGAGTGCACAGACCATCAGTATAATTATATCATGCGGAATGAGCCTTATACGGCTGTTCTGAAAATGTTTTTTACACAGGGCTCGATTCCTGATGGTGTACTTAATATCTTTGAGAAAATCGATTTGAATTACAAATTAAAGGAAGAAGTTATTAATGTGCTCATTCACTTCCTACACATAGACCGTCGTTCCTGGGCCAAATCCTCCATCGAAGCGGTCGCTTCGGATATGCTCGGCAAGCAAATTACCACCTATGAGCAAGCTGTTGATTATGTGCGTGAGAAAATCAATTACAAACAGAAAGCTGCATCGAAGGTGGAAGCAGCCAAAGCTGGCGGCGGTTCAGTAACACGCGGCAGACAGGGTAAAACGCAAAAGCCGCATATTCCGATCGTGCTGCCAGATACGGGAACGACGGCGTCAACCAGGTTGACAGCCGAAGAACTAGAAGCGGCGAGACGAATGGCGCAGAAGCTGGATGACCGGTTTAATCGTAAAAACGAGTAA
- the dnaI gene encoding primosomal protein DnaI, with protein sequence MESLSQILKSLPDSEWRRNAELKIQGVLADPLIHKFRQKYPFVDDYAVKINMNKLYQHVTEYKTCSNCPGLDRCPNDMTGHYTMLSAEQVESQAAFIHEEKVACKKFIAKGQQDAISSRIRTFHVDPRMISRSFSFGDILETDLDRAKAVMQINDYVNLTIEQGLQTRGLYLSGSFGTGKTFLMGYMLHQLAKEGMTGAIVYMPDFAEDLKGMFQEPYKLKETIDLLKETDLLVFDDIGAENLNPWLRDHVIGAIVNHRMNRKPTFFTSNYALSDLEKHFSFTNKDGDEEYKGQRIMDRIRPFVDVVVVTGTNKRGR encoded by the coding sequence ATGGAATCCTTATCGCAAATACTTAAATCTTTGCCGGATTCGGAATGGAGACGCAACGCGGAATTGAAAATCCAAGGCGTTCTCGCGGATCCTTTAATTCATAAGTTTCGACAGAAGTATCCGTTTGTTGATGACTATGCGGTGAAAATCAATATGAACAAGTTGTACCAACATGTTACAGAGTACAAGACTTGCTCAAATTGTCCAGGCCTCGACCGTTGTCCGAACGATATGACGGGGCATTATACGATGCTTTCGGCTGAACAAGTCGAAAGCCAAGCTGCTTTTATCCATGAAGAGAAAGTAGCTTGTAAGAAATTCATTGCCAAGGGACAGCAGGATGCGATTAGCAGCCGAATTCGCACGTTCCATGTAGATCCGCGGATGATTTCGCGCAGCTTCTCGTTCGGTGATATTCTGGAGACCGATCTGGATCGAGCGAAAGCCGTGATGCAAATTAATGATTACGTCAACCTGACGATTGAGCAAGGGCTACAGACAAGAGGTTTGTATTTATCCGGATCTTTCGGGACGGGGAAGACGTTCTTGATGGGCTATATGCTGCATCAACTGGCCAAGGAGGGCATGACTGGCGCCATCGTATATATGCCAGATTTTGCTGAGGATTTGAAGGGCATGTTTCAAGAGCCTTATAAGCTGAAGGAAACCATCGATCTTCTGAAAGAAACAGATCTCCTTGTGTTTGATGATATTGGAGCGGAGAATTTGAATCCGTGGCTGCGAGATCATGTGATCGGTGCGATTGTGAACCATCGAATGAATCGGAAGCCAACCTTCTTCACCTCGAATTATGCCTTGTCGGACTTGGAGAAGCACTTCAGCTTTACGAACAAGGACGGGGACGAGGAGTATAAAGGACAGCGTATCATGGATCGCATTCGGCCCTTTGTGGACGTTGTCGTTGTGACAGGAACGAACAAACGAGGAAGATGA
- a CDS encoding YqzM family protein, protein MSNQHPEHHVYEEPRNDFMDVGIGFGVFFGVLFVIAVVATVIQVMK, encoded by the coding sequence ATGAGCAATCAACACCCGGAGCATCACGTATATGAAGAGCCGCGCAATGATTTCATGGATGTAGGCATTGGCTTTGGCGTTTTCTTTGGCGTATTGTTCGTCATTGCTGTTGTCGCAACTGTTATCCAAGTCATGAAATAA
- a CDS encoding MerR family transcriptional regulator, giving the protein MRISELSKLTGASIRSLRYYEAKGLIATQREENGYRVYNQMVVERVKTIQFYLSLGFTTEQIESFLNCVMKNQESQCDDLLPLYTEKLQEIEKQMAMLQLLQANLKDRIAFIEEQRRQGLPIGLPST; this is encoded by the coding sequence ATGCGGATAAGCGAGCTATCCAAGCTGACTGGAGCCAGTATTCGGTCCTTGCGCTACTATGAGGCTAAAGGATTGATCGCCACACAGCGTGAAGAGAATGGCTATCGGGTGTATAACCAAATGGTTGTCGAGCGTGTGAAGACGATTCAGTTTTATCTGAGCCTCGGGTTCACGACCGAACAGATTGAAAGCTTCCTGAATTGTGTGATGAAGAATCAGGAATCGCAATGCGATGATTTGCTTCCGCTCTACACTGAGAAGCTGCAAGAAATCGAGAAGCAGATGGCGATGCTTCAGTTGTTGCAGGCGAATTTGAAGGATCGGATTGCTTTCATTGAGGAGCAGCGACGCCAAGGACTGCCTATCGGTTTACCGTCAACATAG
- the trxA gene encoding thioredoxin, with amino-acid sequence MAIVNVSDNSFKAEVEGEGTVLVDFWAPWCGPCKMIAPVLEELDKEVEALKIAKVNVDDNPESAARFGVMSIPTLIVFKDGQPVDKVVGFQSKDALKNVVSRHQ; translated from the coding sequence ATGGCAATCGTGAATGTTTCTGATAACAGTTTCAAAGCAGAAGTTGAAGGGGAAGGTACAGTACTTGTAGACTTCTGGGCACCTTGGTGCGGACCTTGCAAAATGATTGCTCCTGTATTGGAAGAGCTGGATAAAGAAGTTGAAGCTTTGAAAATTGCGAAAGTCAACGTGGATGATAACCCAGAATCCGCTGCTCGTTTCGGCGTTATGAGTATCCCTACGTTAATCGTCTTCAAAGACGGTCAACCAGTTGATAAAGTGGTTGGTTTCCAATCCAAAGACGCGTTAAAAAATGTTGTTTCCCGTCATCAATAA
- the uvrC gene encoding excinuclease ABC subunit UvrC has protein sequence MTDFEYKDPAIREQSLETIKHKLSLLPDKPGCYLMKNHQGTIIYVGKAKVLKNRVRSYFTGSHSAKTQKLVSEIRDFEYIITSSNMEALILECNLIKQHFPRYNVLLKDDKTFPYIKITHEAQPRLEVTRRVYKDKGKYFGPYPNAFAAQQTKKLLDRLYPLRKCKTMPDKVCLYYHMGQCLAPCALEVSAETNERMVQEISRFLSGGHEAIKEDLTAKMLAAAEELNFERAKELRDHIMSIDALMEKQKITTADALDRDVFGYAVDKGWMAVHIQYMRQGKLIERHVSLFPYYGDEYNDFMTYVTQVYSDNPALPKEIFLPTMPDPDAQADGSEDVVRRSEGEEKEIREALESWLKVKVHMPQRGLKKQMVDMAKDNARNALDEKFRLVERDEKRTTKAVENLGEWLGLGTIRRIEAFDNSNIQGTNPVSAMVVFVDGKPDRKEYRKYKVKTVVGPDDYETMREVIRRRYERVLKDNLTMPDLIVVDGGKGQISAAVDVLENELGLYIPICGLVKDAKHKTAQLMIGDPAEIVPLPRDSQEFYLLQRIQDEVHRFAITFHRETRAKSMVVSQLDAIPGIGEKRRKALLKHFGSVRKIKEAEVSDFKPLGIGEKLAGDIIRALQGEAAAPLE, from the coding sequence ATGACGGACTTTGAATATAAGGACCCCGCCATTCGCGAACAAAGCTTGGAAACAATCAAGCACAAGCTGTCGCTACTGCCTGATAAGCCAGGCTGTTATTTGATGAAGAACCATCAGGGCACGATTATTTATGTAGGTAAGGCTAAAGTGTTAAAAAATCGTGTGCGTTCCTATTTCACAGGAAGCCACAGCGCCAAAACACAGAAACTCGTCAGCGAAATTCGCGACTTTGAATATATCATCACCTCTTCGAACATGGAGGCTCTTATTCTCGAGTGTAATCTGATTAAACAGCATTTTCCGCGTTATAACGTGCTGCTTAAAGATGATAAGACGTTTCCTTATATCAAAATCACGCATGAAGCGCAGCCGCGTCTCGAAGTAACGCGGCGTGTGTACAAGGATAAGGGGAAGTATTTCGGCCCTTATCCGAATGCCTTCGCCGCCCAGCAGACGAAGAAGCTGCTGGATCGCTTGTATCCGCTGCGCAAGTGCAAGACCATGCCTGATAAAGTATGCCTATACTATCATATGGGGCAATGTCTAGCGCCTTGCGCGTTGGAGGTATCCGCCGAGACGAACGAGCGGATGGTGCAAGAGATTAGCCGTTTCCTCAGCGGCGGACACGAGGCGATTAAAGAAGACCTGACAGCCAAAATGCTGGCTGCAGCAGAGGAACTGAACTTCGAGCGCGCGAAGGAGCTGCGCGATCATATCATGAGCATCGACGCGCTCATGGAGAAGCAAAAGATCACGACGGCGGACGCGCTGGATCGGGATGTTTTCGGCTATGCCGTTGACAAGGGCTGGATGGCTGTGCACATCCAATACATGCGTCAAGGCAAGTTGATCGAGCGTCATGTGTCGCTATTCCCCTACTATGGGGATGAATATAATGACTTCATGACGTATGTGACCCAGGTGTATAGCGACAATCCTGCGCTGCCCAAAGAGATTTTCCTGCCGACGATGCCCGACCCTGACGCGCAAGCGGATGGCTCTGAGGACGTCGTAAGGCGGTCTGAGGGCGAAGAGAAAGAGATTCGTGAAGCACTGGAATCTTGGCTCAAGGTGAAAGTGCATATGCCGCAGCGCGGCTTGAAGAAGCAGATGGTCGATATGGCCAAGGATAATGCGCGCAATGCGCTGGACGAGAAATTCCGCTTAGTCGAACGGGATGAGAAAAGAACGACCAAGGCTGTCGAGAATCTCGGAGAATGGCTCGGTTTGGGCACGATTCGCCGCATCGAAGCGTTCGATAACTCGAACATTCAAGGGACGAATCCGGTTTCGGCGATGGTTGTGTTCGTGGACGGTAAGCCGGACCGGAAGGAATACCGCAAATACAAGGTGAAGACGGTCGTTGGACCTGATGATTATGAGACGATGAGAGAAGTCATTCGACGTCGTTATGAGCGGGTGCTGAAGGATAATCTAACGATGCCAGATCTAATCGTAGTCGACGGAGGTAAAGGCCAAATCTCGGCGGCTGTTGATGTGCTTGAGAATGAGCTGGGACTATACATTCCGATTTGCGGTCTTGTGAAGGATGCCAAGCACAAAACAGCGCAGCTGATGATTGGCGATCCAGCGGAGATTGTTCCGCTGCCGCGGGATAGCCAGGAGTTTTATTTGCTTCAACGGATCCAAGATGAAGTGCATCGATTCGCGATTACGTTCCATAGAGAAACACGCGCGAAATCGATGGTCGTTTCACAGCTGGATGCCATTCCAGGTATTGGCGAGAAGCGACGCAAGGCATTGCTGAAGCATTTCGGCTCTGTGCGTAAAATCAAAGAGGCCGAAGTCAGCGATTTCAAGCCTCTAGGTATTGGAGAAAAATTAGCGGGCGACATCATTAGAGCCCTGCAAGGCGAGGCGGCGGCTCCCCTAGAGTAG